The Devosia sp. MC521 genome has a segment encoding these proteins:
- a CDS encoding ABC transporter ATP-binding protein: MTKPLSIRNITAHYGKTKVLEDLNLEIGEGELVSLLGASGCGKTTTLRLVAGFLQPTSGSISLGGRDLTTLPAHERDIGLVFQNYALFPHLSVADNVGFGLKQRGVATAAKNKRVADMLERVGLAHLAERLPAALSGGQKQRVALARALVIEPPLLMFDEPLSNLDAKLRIDMRVEIRKLQRANGTTSVYVTHDQEEAFSISDRVAIMHAGRIMQLDTPENLYQRPANAFVARFVGFENLISMKVVARNGETVTAEALGGVRLDLNQNLFGPIQDEFILACRADGLNVTNDPAATGFPADLGLRTYLGRAYQYQAETTAGSLLANGSLTNILEPGSQAKLVPVPEQCTILAHE, translated from the coding sequence GTGACCAAACCTCTTTCTATTCGCAACATCACCGCCCACTACGGCAAGACCAAGGTTTTGGAAGACCTCAATCTCGAGATCGGGGAAGGTGAACTCGTTTCGCTCCTCGGCGCTTCGGGCTGCGGCAAGACCACCACGCTGCGCCTTGTCGCTGGCTTCTTGCAGCCGACATCGGGTTCGATCTCTCTGGGCGGTCGCGATCTGACCACACTGCCAGCGCATGAGCGCGACATTGGTCTGGTGTTCCAGAACTATGCGCTGTTCCCGCACTTGAGCGTTGCCGACAACGTGGGCTTTGGCCTGAAGCAGCGTGGCGTTGCCACTGCGGCCAAGAACAAGCGCGTGGCGGATATGCTTGAGCGCGTGGGCCTTGCGCACCTCGCTGAACGCCTGCCAGCAGCGCTTTCGGGCGGGCAGAAGCAGCGTGTGGCTCTGGCCCGTGCGCTGGTTATCGAGCCGCCGCTCCTGATGTTCGATGAGCCGCTTTCCAACCTTGATGCGAAGCTGCGTATCGACATGCGTGTCGAAATCCGCAAGCTGCAGCGCGCCAATGGCACGACTTCGGTTTACGTGACGCACGATCAGGAAGAAGCCTTCTCGATCTCGGACCGCGTAGCAATTATGCACGCCGGTCGCATCATGCAGCTCGATACGCCGGAAAACCTCTACCAGCGTCCGGCCAATGCGTTCGTCGCGCGCTTTGTGGGCTTTGAAAACCTCATCTCGATGAAGGTTGTGGCGCGCAATGGCGAGACGGTGACGGCAGAAGCGCTCGGTGGCGTGCGGCTTGATCTCAACCAGAACCTGTTCGGCCCGATCCAAGACGAGTTCATTCTCGCTTGCCGCGCCGATGGTCTGAACGTGACCAATGATCCGGCAGCCACTGGCTTCCCGGCTGACTTGGGCCTGCGCACCTATCTTGGCCGCGCGTATCAGTATCAGGCAGAAACCACTGCGGGTTCGCTGCTGGCCAATGGTTCGCTGACCAATATCTTGGAGCCGGGTTCGCAGGCTAAGCTGGTTCCAGTGCCAGAGCAGTGCACGATTTTGGCGCACGAGTAG
- a CDS encoding nucleoside hydrolase yields MTNRSVIIDTDPGLDDAIAVLFVFGSERFNVLGLATVAGNIGIERTTANAASLATLMGRGDVAIARGANAPLVRNAIDEVAIHGNDGLGGVTLAPGQNPVTAPAHLWMAEQLRAAPAGSIDILALGPLTNLALLIQHDPEAARRIGRVIAMGGAIVEKGNVGPRSEFNFAVDPEAAEMVFGFGFDLTLIPLDVTRKVRADEGYVASFNGTLHGDVAAKLLEAYFLDGRQSRPLHDPCVMLYALEPEIFGIEELTIALDLTDDPGALVVSNAGVPLKVAMTVDVQKTLDLLHSGFVS; encoded by the coding sequence ATGACTAATCGCTCGGTTATTATCGACACCGATCCCGGTCTCGACGACGCAATCGCTGTGCTCTTTGTCTTTGGCAGTGAGCGTTTCAATGTTCTCGGCCTCGCTACTGTGGCCGGGAATATTGGGATTGAGCGGACCACAGCGAATGCTGCAAGCCTTGCGACCCTGATGGGTCGCGGGGATGTGGCGATTGCCCGGGGCGCAAACGCGCCGCTGGTGCGAAACGCTATTGATGAAGTGGCGATCCACGGCAATGACGGGCTCGGCGGGGTCACTTTAGCGCCCGGTCAGAATCCGGTTACTGCCCCGGCGCATCTGTGGATGGCTGAACAGCTGCGGGCAGCACCCGCTGGCTCCATCGATATTCTGGCTCTTGGGCCCCTGACCAATCTGGCTTTGCTCATTCAGCACGATCCGGAAGCGGCGCGTCGGATTGGCCGTGTGATCGCTATGGGCGGGGCTATCGTTGAGAAGGGCAATGTCGGCCCGCGTTCGGAATTCAACTTTGCCGTTGATCCGGAAGCGGCGGAGATGGTGTTCGGCTTTGGGTTTGACCTGACGCTGATCCCGCTCGATGTGACGCGAAAAGTGCGGGCAGATGAGGGATACGTCGCATCCTTTAATGGCACGCTGCATGGCGACGTCGCCGCGAAATTGTTGGAAGCCTATTTCCTTGATGGCCGCCAGAGCCGCCCGCTGCACGACCCTTGCGTCATGCTCTACGCGCTTGAGCCGGAGATTTTCGGGATTGAAGAGCTGACCATTGCTCTTGATCTGACCGACGATCCGGGTGCGCTGGTGGTCTCGAACGCAGGCGTGCCGTTAAAAGTCGCGATGACGGTGGATGTGCAGAAGACGCTCGATCTCCTGCACTCCGGTTTCGTTTCTTAA
- a CDS encoding adenine deaminase C-terminal domain-containing protein gives MAMITRFSVSPLYTQITQLAAVAGGRAAADVVITGARVLSTYSERILDNKEIWLSGGRIAAIKPAGAYKSAPAPKHVYDAKGGIIAPGLVDPHIHIESSMVTACAYAEGALLNGTTTIFCDSHEIGNVMDVAGVEAMLEDARLAPLSIFLTVPSTVPATSPELETAGGDLTPEKIGAIFDKWPEAVALGEKMDFVPVAMGDPRSHAIIAESLKRGRPVSGHVYGREFVAPYAAAGVTDTHEAVDKDISEDFLEAGIWVFLRGGNPATPWNSIVEAIRPITEMGASHKRYAVCTDDRDADDLLTFGLDWVVREAIRCGVKPEQAWAMGSLHGATRFGMGDEIGGLGGGRRADLVLLNDDLKPVNTWYGGELMVEGGKITSLLDETLEQRYVYPRAAYNTVHLPKGLKLTPELPAGPVTANAIGIEMPGITLPHRKVEITPTGDWATTLKNHDLCFVTVVERHGKTNGGIAHGFLHEFNLTGGAVASSVGHDSHNIIIAGTNEADMQLALKTIEDANGGIVVVKDGAVLSFVALPVAGLISDKRVHEVAEKTKVLKKVWDEMGCAIPYMGFNLIPLSVIPEIRITDKGLVKVPEMVIQPLYD, from the coding sequence ATGGCGATGATCACGCGCTTCTCTGTAAGCCCGCTCTATACGCAAATTACCCAGCTCGCGGCTGTTGCCGGGGGCCGTGCTGCAGCCGATGTGGTCATTACGGGTGCACGCGTGCTCTCGACCTATTCCGAGCGCATTCTCGACAATAAGGAAATCTGGCTCTCAGGCGGTCGTATCGCTGCGATCAAGCCAGCGGGCGCTTATAAGTCGGCACCGGCACCCAAGCACGTTTACGACGCCAAGGGCGGCATTATCGCGCCGGGTCTGGTGGACCCGCATATTCACATTGAAAGCTCGATGGTCACGGCCTGCGCATATGCGGAAGGCGCGCTGCTCAACGGCACGACCACCATTTTCTGCGACAGCCACGAAATCGGTAACGTCATGGACGTTGCAGGCGTTGAGGCCATGCTGGAAGATGCGCGTTTGGCGCCGCTCTCGATCTTCCTCACAGTGCCGTCCACGGTTCCGGCGACCTCGCCAGAACTCGAAACCGCTGGTGGCGATCTGACGCCTGAGAAGATCGGTGCGATCTTTGACAAATGGCCAGAAGCCGTGGCGCTCGGCGAGAAGATGGACTTTGTGCCGGTTGCTATGGGCGACCCGCGCTCGCACGCCATTATCGCGGAAAGCCTCAAGCGCGGCCGGCCGGTTTCGGGCCACGTCTATGGCCGTGAGTTTGTTGCGCCCTATGCGGCAGCAGGCGTGACCGACACGCATGAAGCGGTCGACAAGGACATTTCGGAAGATTTCCTTGAAGCCGGTATCTGGGTGTTCCTGCGCGGCGGCAACCCAGCGACGCCTTGGAACTCGATTGTTGAGGCGATCAGGCCGATCACCGAAATGGGTGCGAGCCACAAGCGCTACGCGGTGTGCACCGACGACCGTGATGCGGACGACCTTCTCACCTTCGGGCTCGATTGGGTGGTGCGAGAAGCCATTCGTTGCGGCGTAAAGCCAGAACAGGCTTGGGCGATGGGTTCGCTGCATGGAGCAACGCGCTTTGGCATGGGCGATGAAATCGGTGGTCTGGGCGGCGGTCGTCGCGCTGACCTCGTGCTGCTCAATGACGATCTTAAGCCAGTCAACACCTGGTACGGTGGTGAGCTGATGGTCGAGGGTGGCAAGATCACATCGCTGCTCGATGAAACGCTGGAGCAACGCTACGTCTATCCGCGCGCGGCTTATAATACGGTCCATTTGCCAAAGGGCCTAAAGCTCACCCCAGAGCTGCCCGCAGGTCCGGTGACGGCCAATGCTATTGGCATTGAAATGCCAGGTATTACCCTGCCCCATCGCAAGGTTGAAATCACCCCAACGGGCGACTGGGCAACGACGCTCAAGAACCACGACCTCTGCTTCGTTACCGTAGTTGAGCGTCACGGCAAGACCAATGGCGGTATCGCCCATGGCTTCTTGCATGAGTTCAACCTCACGGGCGGCGCGGTTGCCTCTTCGGTTGGGCACGACAGCCACAACATCATCATCGCCGGCACCAATGAAGCCGACATGCAGCTGGCGCTCAAGACCATTGAAGACGCCAATGGCGGTATCGTTGTGGTCAAGGACGGCGCGGTGCTGTCCTTTGTAGCGCTGCCTGTCGCTGGTCTCATCTCCGACAAGCGCGTTCATGAGGTGGCGGAAAAAACCAAGGTTCTCAAGAAGGTCTGGGACGAGATGGGCTGCGCCATTCCGTATATGGGCTTCAACCTCATCCCGCTCTCGGTGATCCCGGAAATCCGCATCACGGACAAGGGTCTGGTAAAAGTTCCTGAAATGGTGATTCAGCCGCTCTATGACTAA
- a CDS encoding amidohydrolase has protein sequence MTTLLTNALIVTMDDALTVHESGWVRVDGDTITAIGSGPAPKVDGAEVIDCNGDIVMPGMVNTHCHMGMSVFRGLGEDVDDRLYRYILPLERTFVSPEMVRIGSAMSALEMIAGGVTTVADMYYFETEVGDVCDQAGLRAIVGQTLADFDPPDHKTFDEGFARVEELVERFAGHKLVTPSIAPHAPYSTGVKTMERIAEWSAAHPDVPVQMHLAESTLEVNWARDTHGKSTVAVTADAGLLKPSLIAAHCLQLDDADIAMMAEHQVCAVTNPRSNGKAGRGIAPVEKMRNAGIPVGIGSDGAMSGNTLDLFSQFAPVSMFAKLLAGSRKPLPALEIIRMATIEGARALSLNLETGSLEVGKQADLIRISLAAPRMHPMYDPYSALVFAAMPSDVTHTMVAGRWLMRDRKVLTLDTAKTVADANQIARQFKTEMARLDSLAQ, from the coding sequence ATGACCACGCTGCTCACCAATGCTTTGATCGTCACGATGGACGATGCTCTTACGGTTCATGAGAGCGGCTGGGTGCGTGTGGATGGCGACACCATTACCGCGATTGGCTCGGGGCCAGCGCCAAAAGTGGATGGCGCCGAGGTGATCGATTGCAATGGCGATATCGTCATGCCGGGCATGGTCAACACGCATTGCCACATGGGGATGAGCGTGTTTCGTGGTCTGGGCGAAGATGTCGATGATCGGCTTTATCGCTATATTCTGCCGCTGGAGCGCACATTCGTTTCGCCCGAAATGGTCCGGATTGGTTCGGCCATGTCGGCGTTGGAGATGATTGCAGGCGGCGTTACCACCGTCGCCGACATGTATTATTTTGAGACCGAAGTGGGCGATGTTTGCGACCAAGCTGGTTTGCGCGCCATTGTCGGGCAGACACTGGCGGACTTTGATCCGCCGGACCACAAGACCTTTGATGAAGGTTTTGCGCGGGTTGAAGAGCTGGTCGAGCGCTTTGCAGGCCACAAGCTCGTCACCCCATCTATTGCGCCGCACGCTCCCTATTCCACGGGTGTGAAGACCATGGAGCGCATTGCGGAGTGGTCGGCAGCGCATCCGGATGTGCCGGTGCAGATGCATTTGGCGGAAAGCACTTTGGAAGTGAATTGGGCGCGTGACACCCACGGCAAATCGACCGTCGCGGTAACGGCAGACGCTGGGCTTTTGAAGCCGAGCTTGATCGCCGCGCATTGCTTGCAGCTTGATGATGCGGACATCGCGATGATGGCGGAGCATCAGGTTTGTGCGGTGACCAATCCGCGCTCAAACGGCAAGGCGGGGCGCGGAATCGCGCCGGTCGAAAAGATGCGCAATGCGGGCATTCCGGTCGGCATTGGCTCGGATGGAGCGATGAGCGGGAATACGCTTGATCTCTTCTCACAGTTTGCGCCGGTTTCGATGTTTGCCAAGCTGCTCGCTGGTTCGCGAAAACCGCTCCCTGCGCTCGAAATCATCAGAATGGCGACCATTGAGGGGGCGCGGGCGTTGAGCCTCAACCTCGAGACAGGCTCGCTTGAAGTGGGCAAGCAGGCGGATCTTATTCGCATTTCGCTGGCCGCGCCGCGTATGCACCCAATGTACGACCCCTACTCCGCGCTGGTCTTTGCGGCTATGCCGAGCGACGTGACCCACACCATGGTCGCGGGCCGCTGGCTGATGCGGGATCGAAAAGTTCTAACCCTCGACACGGCGAAAACCGTGGCCGATGCCAACCAAATCGCCCGCCAGTTCAAAACGGAAATGGCGCGGCTGGATAGTCTCGCACAATGA
- a CDS encoding ABC transporter permease, which produces MKRFAGWTLASPATLLILLGLVAPVAATIYATFGTPGGPFATYQAFFSSGFRRTVLMRTITISLAVTVIALAVGFITAFVVSRAPGWLKSVLIIAAVFPLLTGVVVRSFAWLIILGKNGIVNSTLMNLGIISEPFQMLYTQGSVIVAMVYLFVPLMILTLVGVLEGIPDDLIQASSSLGAKPFATFMQVIFPLAVPGLIVGAVLVFTGSFTSYATPQLLGGEQVMVMGTLMHQQAMVTFDWVSASTIAAIMVVITIAIVLAMTKIARKLNPMAV; this is translated from the coding sequence ATGAAACGCTTTGCCGGCTGGACCCTAGCCTCACCTGCGACACTGCTGATCCTCCTCGGCCTCGTCGCTCCTGTGGCCGCGACCATCTACGCTACCTTCGGAACGCCCGGTGGCCCCTTCGCCACCTATCAGGCCTTTTTCAGCAGCGGTTTCCGCCGCACCGTTCTGATGCGCACCATCACCATCTCGCTGGCTGTGACTGTCATCGCTTTGGCGGTAGGCTTCATCACCGCCTTTGTGGTGTCGCGCGCGCCCGGCTGGTTGAAGTCCGTGCTGATTATCGCCGCTGTGTTCCCTCTGCTCACCGGTGTGGTGGTCCGCTCGTTCGCCTGGCTGATCATTTTGGGCAAGAACGGCATCGTCAATTCGACGCTGATGAACCTTGGCATTATCTCTGAGCCCTTCCAGATGCTCTACACGCAGGGCTCTGTGATCGTGGCGATGGTCTATCTGTTTGTGCCGCTGATGATCCTGACGCTTGTTGGCGTGCTGGAAGGCATTCCGGACGATCTGATCCAAGCCTCGTCTTCGCTCGGCGCAAAGCCATTCGCGACCTTCATGCAGGTTATTTTCCCGCTGGCCGTACCCGGCCTGATCGTTGGCGCGGTGCTCGTGTTCACCGGCTCGTTCACCTCCTATGCAACTCCCCAGCTTTTGGGTGGCGAGCAGGTGATGGTGATGGGCACGCTGATGCACCAGCAGGCCATGGTCACATTTGACTGGGTAAGCGCCTCCACCATCGCTGCCATTATGGTGGTGATCACTATCGCAATCGTGCTGGCAATGACCAAAATTGCTCGCAAACTGAACCCAATGGCCGTCTGA
- a CDS encoding M20/M25/M40 family metallo-hydrolase yields MTQLDAVLAHADANLENSLERLFELIRIPSVSTEPEYKDDVRRAAEWLRDQLAELDFDASVRDTTGHPMVVGHGPKTPGPHVLFYGHYDVQPVDPIELWNTDPFGPSLSPQPDGETHILGRGASDDKGQLLTFVEACRAWKAVTGSLPIQVSMLFEGEEEAGSPSLGPFLEANADDLRADTILVCDTDMWDHETPAITTMFRGFVSEEFEITTADRDLHSGMFGSAARNATQLLGTIIGKLRTDDGVVGIPGFYDGVEELPEANRREWERLPFDPEKFLGDIGLSIPAGEQGRSVLEQVWARPTAEIHGVWGGYSGEGFKTVIPAKAGAKISFRLVAGQDPHRIRELFRDFVRSMIPADCSVKFKSYAAAEAQSMSLDGALLRKAQAALTTEWNRETALAGTGGSIPILGEFKNRLGMESLLIGFARFDNRIHSPNEKYDLSSFHKGIRSWVRILHAFSEQ; encoded by the coding sequence ATGACCCAACTCGACGCTGTTCTTGCCCATGCAGATGCAAACCTTGAGAACAGCCTCGAGCGGCTGTTTGAGCTGATCCGTATTCCCTCGGTTTCGACTGAGCCGGAATATAAGGACGACGTGCGCCGTGCGGCGGAGTGGCTGCGGGACCAACTCGCAGAACTCGATTTTGACGCCAGCGTGCGGGACACAACTGGCCACCCAATGGTAGTTGGTCATGGGCCGAAAACGCCCGGCCCGCATGTGCTGTTCTACGGGCACTATGACGTGCAGCCGGTCGACCCGATTGAGCTTTGGAACACTGATCCGTTTGGGCCTTCGCTCTCCCCGCAGCCCGATGGCGAAACCCATATTCTGGGTCGTGGCGCATCGGATGATAAGGGGCAGTTGCTCACCTTCGTTGAAGCCTGCCGCGCCTGGAAGGCCGTGACGGGGAGCCTCCCCATTCAGGTGTCGATGCTGTTTGAGGGCGAGGAAGAAGCAGGCTCGCCATCGCTTGGGCCATTCCTTGAAGCCAATGCGGACGATCTCAGGGCGGATACGATCCTCGTCTGTGACACCGATATGTGGGATCACGAAACCCCGGCGATCACCACCATGTTCCGAGGCTTTGTTTCGGAAGAGTTCGAGATCACGACGGCAGATCGCGATCTGCATTCTGGCATGTTCGGCTCGGCGGCGCGGAACGCGACCCAGCTTTTGGGCACGATCATCGGCAAGCTGCGTACGGATGATGGCGTGGTTGGCATTCCCGGATTTTACGACGGCGTCGAAGAGCTTCCAGAAGCCAATAGACGCGAATGGGAACGACTGCCGTTCGACCCGGAAAAGTTCCTTGGTGATATCGGTCTTTCCATCCCGGCGGGCGAGCAAGGCCGCTCGGTGTTGGAGCAGGTCTGGGCGCGACCAACCGCAGAAATCCACGGCGTTTGGGGCGGATATTCGGGTGAGGGTTTCAAAACCGTCATTCCGGCAAAGGCTGGCGCAAAGATTTCGTTCCGGCTTGTTGCAGGGCAAGACCCGCATCGCATTCGTGAGCTATTCCGCGACTTCGTGCGCAGCATGATCCCAGCCGATTGCTCGGTGAAGTTCAAGAGCTATGCGGCGGCTGAAGCGCAATCTATGTCGCTGGATGGCGCGCTGCTCCGCAAGGCGCAGGCAGCGCTGACGACGGAGTGGAACCGCGAGACCGCGCTGGCGGGCACGGGCGGCTCCATCCCTATTTTGGGCGAATTCAAGAACCGCCTCGGCATGGAATCCCTGCTCATCGGGTTTGCGCGCTTTGATAACCGCATCCATAGCCCGAACGAAAAATACGACCTCTCCAGCTTCCACAAGGGCATCCGCTCTTGGGTGCGCATCCTCCACGCTTTCTCGGAGCAATAA
- a CDS encoding ABC transporter substrate-binding protein, producing the protein MHKNLARTLALAISVGTLASAAPAMAQTKTLTISWWGFNGEKLESLVLAPFREQCGCEIVFETGNNGERLNKIQIRNGGGVDVAYFSDSFSQQGIELGLFQQIDQSKLPNLANIYEMAKDPQDGFGPAYTIGRVGIVYDSEAVTTPVTSWNDLWREDFKSSLSLPGITTTAGPMVVLKAGLYKGTDAFDDDTAAFEALSELKPNVVKNYNTGSEMINLFSTGEITASIAQDFTLAQIQAAKPSVVWADLEEGSIATLNTVNIPVGAAEPELAYEFINFILSDEIQQKLAEEGVDAPVNTNVKLTPEQASIWTYGADVIGSLERIHYGKMNAAKGGWVDRWNENFGM; encoded by the coding sequence ATGCACAAGAACCTAGCGCGCACGCTGGCATTGGCAATTTCGGTCGGCACCCTCGCGAGCGCAGCGCCCGCTATGGCACAGACCAAGACACTCACCATTTCCTGGTGGGGCTTCAACGGTGAAAAGCTCGAAAGCCTCGTGCTCGCGCCGTTCCGCGAACAGTGCGGCTGTGAAATCGTTTTTGAAACCGGCAACAACGGTGAGCGTCTGAACAAGATCCAGATCCGTAACGGCGGCGGCGTCGACGTTGCGTATTTCTCAGATAGCTTCTCGCAGCAGGGTATCGAGCTGGGCCTGTTCCAGCAGATCGACCAGAGCAAGCTCCCGAACCTGGCCAATATCTATGAAATGGCTAAGGACCCTCAGGACGGCTTCGGCCCAGCTTACACCATCGGTCGCGTTGGCATCGTTTACGACAGCGAAGCTGTGACCACTCCGGTGACCTCGTGGAACGATCTGTGGCGCGAAGACTTCAAGTCCTCGCTCTCGCTGCCAGGCATCACCACCACTGCAGGCCCAATGGTTGTTCTCAAGGCCGGTCTCTACAAGGGCACCGACGCGTTTGACGACGATACCGCAGCTTTCGAAGCTCTGAGCGAACTCAAGCCAAACGTAGTCAAGAACTACAACACTGGCTCGGAAATGATTAACCTGTTCTCGACCGGCGAAATCACCGCGTCGATCGCACAGGACTTCACCCTCGCACAGATCCAGGCTGCTAAGCCATCGGTCGTCTGGGCTGATCTTGAAGAAGGCTCCATTGCGACCCTCAACACCGTCAACATCCCAGTTGGCGCTGCTGAACCAGAACTCGCATACGAATTCATCAACTTCATCCTCTCCGATGAAATCCAGCAGAAGCTGGCTGAAGAAGGCGTCGACGCTCCAGTCAACACCAACGTCAAGCTGACCCCGGAACAGGCTTCGATCTGGACCTATGGCGCGGACGTTATCGGTTCGCTCGAACGCATCCACTACGGCAAGATGAACGCAGCCAAGGGTGGCTGGGTTGACCGTTGGAACGAAAACTTCGGCATGTAA
- a CDS encoding ABC transporter permease, which yields MMPTKLHPALIGFTVLVFIFLVGPLVIILGSSISDTTYLTFPPQGLSLRWFENIFAMEAFRRTMMTSLQVAVISTFVALLIGIPAAYALNRHRIHLPGWLSSFFVLPVLVPELVLGFSLLKNVAYTFNAPLMVSLIVGHTILILPYVIRVISASLASFDFSIEEAAVSLGSPPLKTFFTVLLPNVQSGVIAAFILAFITSINDVSISIFMTGPGLSTLPIQLLAHMEQFFDPTVASVSVLLMLLTVGVMAVVERTLGLTFLAK from the coding sequence CTGATGCCCACCAAGCTCCATCCGGCCCTTATCGGCTTTACCGTTCTCGTCTTTATCTTCCTTGTCGGTCCGCTGGTGATCATTCTGGGGTCGTCGATTTCCGACACCACCTATCTCACCTTCCCACCACAGGGACTGTCGCTGCGCTGGTTTGAAAACATCTTTGCGATGGAAGCTTTCCGTCGGACGATGATGACCTCGCTGCAAGTGGCGGTGATTTCAACCTTTGTGGCGCTGCTCATTGGCATTCCGGCGGCGTATGCGCTCAACCGCCATCGCATTCACCTGCCCGGTTGGCTATCGAGCTTCTTCGTGCTGCCGGTGCTGGTGCCAGAACTGGTGCTCGGTTTCTCGCTGCTCAAGAATGTCGCCTATACGTTCAACGCGCCGCTGATGGTGTCGCTGATTGTGGGGCACACGATCCTGATCCTGCCCTATGTGATCCGCGTGATTTCGGCATCGCTGGCCTCGTTTGACTTCTCGATCGAAGAAGCAGCGGTCAGCCTTGGCTCGCCACCGCTGAAGACCTTCTTCACCGTGCTGCTTCCGAACGTGCAGTCGGGCGTGATCGCGGCCTTTATTCTGGCCTTCATCACCTCGATCAATGACGTATCGATTTCGATTTTCATGACGGGTCCTGGTCTCTCGACCCTCCCCATCCAGCTGCTCGCTCACATGGAGCAGTTCTTTGACCCCACCGTGGCCTCGGTCTCGGTGCTGCTCATGCTGCTCACCGTCGGCGTTATGGCCGTGGTGGAACGGACCCTGGGCCTCACCTTCCTTGCCAAATAG